Proteins from a genomic interval of Salmo salar chromosome ssa14, Ssal_v3.1, whole genome shotgun sequence:
- the LOC106568894 gene encoding TLC domain-containing protein 4-B, translating into MESFSPLVLSIAATSFVTFQCLFHFVSPWISAQFFPGYHRLSPRHTIEWNSRTVSTLHALIVGLFCLYILLHDDAVNEDPVWGDPSLVKINVAITCGYLLSDMLLICYYWRAIGDKFFVIHHLAALYAYYYVLSIGMLPYFANFRLVAELSTPCVNQRWFFEVLGYPKRSLPNMVNGIAMTASFFLVRIAVMPLYYSRMYAVYGTEPFYRVTFGGRCAWMGPSFCLDIMNVMWMHKMARGCIGVLRSPGKVNVEKLQNGKVH; encoded by the exons ATGGAGAGCTTCTCTCCGCTGGTCCTGTCCATCGCCGCCACCAGCTTTGTGACGTTCCAGTGTCTGTTCCACTTTGTCAGCCCCTGGATCTCTGCTCAGTTCTTTCCTGGGTACCACCGTCTCAGTCCCAGACACACCATAGAGTGGAACTCCAG AACTGTGTCTACATTGCACGCCTTGATAGTGGGGCTTTTTTGTCTCTACATATTACTTCATGATGATGCAGTCAATGAAGACCCTGTCTG GGGAGATCCGTCACTGGTGAAAATAAATGTGGCCATAACCTGTGGCTACCTCCTATCAG ATATGCTGCTCATATGTTACTATTGGCGGGCGATAGGGGACAAGTTTTTTGTAATCCACCACCTGGCAGCACTGTATGCTTACTACTATGTACTG AGCATAGGAATGTTGCCTTATTTTGCTAACTTCCGTCTGGTCGCAGAGCTTTCCACTCCTTGTGTGAATCAGCG CTGGTTCTTTGAAGTGCTTGGTTACCCAAAAAGATCATTACCAAATATGGTCAACGGCATTGCCATGACAGCATCCTTCTTCCTGGTGAGGATAGCGGTCATGCCACTGTACTACAGCCGGATGTATGCCGTGTACGGGACGGAACCCTTCTACCGGGTGACCTTTGGTGGCCGCTGTGCCTGGATGGGCCCCAGTTTCTGTCTCGACATTATGAACGTGATGTGGATGCATAAAATGGCCCGTGGCTGCATTGGTGTTTTGCGTTCTCCTGGAAAGGTGAATGTGGAAAAGCTGCAGAATGGGAAAGTGCACTGA